Proteins from one Archocentrus centrarchus isolate MPI-CPG fArcCen1 chromosome 8, fArcCen1, whole genome shotgun sequence genomic window:
- the ttyh3a gene encoding protein tweety homolog 3 isoform X3 codes for MAAVVSYTPPWWVNLLHKLPHFNLRFEQTSSDFRPEDWTYQQSILLLGGVALACLALDLLFLLFYSIWLCCRQKKNEEQPNADCCCTAWCVIIATLVCSAGIAVGFYGNGETCDGVNRMTYSLRHANRTITGVQKLVYDSSSSLNQTVDDNLQQLEGQYAQHADYLSIIQKLQGQLDELVRQMVEIPFWENSNISLDEFAGKIELYDWYRWLGYISLLLFDVLICLLVLFGLIRNSKGTLIGVCLFGVVALVISWVSLGLELAVSATTSDFCVAPDTYVIEVTDRYQVINQEILQYYLSCSLEQTNPFQQRLSGSHKALVEMQDDVSELLRSATREYKQTKGSLEEIQGILNTTEISLHQLTALVDCRSLHMDYVQAMTGLCYDGLEGLIYLVLFSFVTALMFSSIVCSVPHTWRGKRSEEDSEDESLSHGGRQNQDNLYRVHMPSNAPVTEYMAQNANFPNSRCENTPLIGRESPPPSLYLTAADSNSGHCWQLKPSESSRSFW; via the exons ATGGCGGCGGTGGTTAGCTACACTCCACCATGGTGGGTGAACCTGCTGCACAAACTTCCACACTTCAACTTGAGGTTCGAGCAAACGAGCAGTGACTTCAGACCAGAAGACTGGACGTATCAACAG TCCATCCTGTTGCTGGGAGGTGTGGCGCTTGCCTGTCTGGCTCTGgacctcctcttcctgctcttctaTTCAATTTGGCTGTGCTGCCGGCAGAAGAAAAACGAGGAGCAGCCCAACGCTGACTGTTGCTGCACAGCTTGGTGTGTCATTATTGCAACCCTTGTCTGTAG TGCTGGCATTGCTGTCGGTTTCTATGGGAACGGCGAGACTTGTGATGGAGTGAATCGAATGACGTATTCTCTCCGCCATGCTAACCGCACAATCACTGGAGTGCAGAAGCTG GTATATGACAGTTCTTCCTCACTGAACCAGACAGTTGATGACAATCTGCAACAGCTTGAGGGCCAGTATGCTCAGCATGCAGACTACCTGTCCATCATCCAAAAGCTGCAGGGCCAGCTGGATGAGCTGGTCAGACAGATGGTGGAGATTCCCTTCTGGGAAAACTCTAACATCTCCCTGGACGAGTTTGCTGGCAAGATTGAACTTTATGACTGGTACAG GTGGCTGGGCTACATATCCCTGCTTCTGTTCGATGTCCTCATCTGCCTTCTGGTGCTGTTTGGCCTCATTCGCAACTCCAAGGGAACGCTCATAGG GGTGTGCCTGTTTGGTGTTGTGGCTCTGGTAATCAGCTGGGTCTCCCTGGGGCTGGAGTTAGCGGTCTCTGCT aCCACCAGTGACTTTTGTGTTGCTCCTGATACATATGTCATTGAAGTGACAGACAGATATCAAGTCATCAATCAAG AAATCCTGCAGTATTATCTTAGTTGCAGTTTGGAACAAACCAACCCCTTCCAGCAG aGGCTTTCTGGGAGCCACAAAGCATTAGTGGAAATGCAGGATGATGTCTCTGAACTGCTGCGATCTGCCACCAGAGAGTATAAACAAACCAAG GGAAGTTTGGAAGAGATCCAGGGAATACTGAACACCACAGAGATCAGCCTCCATCAGCTCACTGCATTGGTGGACTGTCGCAGCCTGCACATG GACTACGTCCAGGCAATGACAGGACTTTGTTATGATGGACTGGAGGGTCTCATCTACCTCGTGCTCTTCTCCTTCGTCACCGCTCTCATGTTCAGCTCGATTGTGTGCAGTGTGCCCCACACCTGGCGTGGCAAACG GAGCGAGGAGGACAGTGAGGACGAGTCTCTGAGCCACGGAGGAAGGCAGAACCAAGATAACCTGTACCGGGTCCACATGCC CAGCAATGCGCCTGTCACAGAGTACAT GGCTCAGAATGCCAACTTCCCTAATTCTCGCTGTGAAAACACACCTCTGATAGGACGAGAGTCTCCTCCCCCTTCG TTGTATTTGACTGCTGCGGACAGTAACAGCGGTCACTGCTGGCAGTTAAAGCCTTCGGAGAGTTCAAGATCGTTTTGGTAA
- the ttyh3a gene encoding protein tweety homolog 3 isoform X2, protein MAAVVSYTPPWWVNLLHKLPHFNLRFEQTSSDFRPEDWTYQQSILLLGGVALACLALDLLFLLFYSIWLCCRQKKNEEQPNADCCCTAWCVIIATLVCSAGIAVGFYGNGETCDGVNRMTYSLRHANRTITGVQKLVYDSSSSLNQTVDDNLQQLEGQYAQHADYLSIIQKLQGQLDELVRQMVEIPFWENSNISLDEFAGKIELYDWYRWLGYISLLLFDVLICLLVLFGLIRNSKGTLIGVCLFGVVALVISWVSLGLELAVSATTSDFCVAPDTYVIEVTDRYQVINQEILQYYLSCSLEQTNPFQQRLSGSHKALVEMQDDVSELLRSATREYKQTKGSLEEIQGILNTTEISLHQLTALVDCRSLHMDYVQAMTGLCYDGLEGLIYLVLFSFVTALMFSSIVCSVPHTWRGKRSEEDSEDESLSHGGRQNQDNLYRVHMPSLYSCGSSYGSETSIPAAAHTVSNAPVTEYMAQNANFPNSRCENTPLIGRESPPPSYTSSMRAKYLANSRPDPNSTPAH, encoded by the exons ATGGCGGCGGTGGTTAGCTACACTCCACCATGGTGGGTGAACCTGCTGCACAAACTTCCACACTTCAACTTGAGGTTCGAGCAAACGAGCAGTGACTTCAGACCAGAAGACTGGACGTATCAACAG TCCATCCTGTTGCTGGGAGGTGTGGCGCTTGCCTGTCTGGCTCTGgacctcctcttcctgctcttctaTTCAATTTGGCTGTGCTGCCGGCAGAAGAAAAACGAGGAGCAGCCCAACGCTGACTGTTGCTGCACAGCTTGGTGTGTCATTATTGCAACCCTTGTCTGTAG TGCTGGCATTGCTGTCGGTTTCTATGGGAACGGCGAGACTTGTGATGGAGTGAATCGAATGACGTATTCTCTCCGCCATGCTAACCGCACAATCACTGGAGTGCAGAAGCTG GTATATGACAGTTCTTCCTCACTGAACCAGACAGTTGATGACAATCTGCAACAGCTTGAGGGCCAGTATGCTCAGCATGCAGACTACCTGTCCATCATCCAAAAGCTGCAGGGCCAGCTGGATGAGCTGGTCAGACAGATGGTGGAGATTCCCTTCTGGGAAAACTCTAACATCTCCCTGGACGAGTTTGCTGGCAAGATTGAACTTTATGACTGGTACAG GTGGCTGGGCTACATATCCCTGCTTCTGTTCGATGTCCTCATCTGCCTTCTGGTGCTGTTTGGCCTCATTCGCAACTCCAAGGGAACGCTCATAGG GGTGTGCCTGTTTGGTGTTGTGGCTCTGGTAATCAGCTGGGTCTCCCTGGGGCTGGAGTTAGCGGTCTCTGCT aCCACCAGTGACTTTTGTGTTGCTCCTGATACATATGTCATTGAAGTGACAGACAGATATCAAGTCATCAATCAAG AAATCCTGCAGTATTATCTTAGTTGCAGTTTGGAACAAACCAACCCCTTCCAGCAG aGGCTTTCTGGGAGCCACAAAGCATTAGTGGAAATGCAGGATGATGTCTCTGAACTGCTGCGATCTGCCACCAGAGAGTATAAACAAACCAAG GGAAGTTTGGAAGAGATCCAGGGAATACTGAACACCACAGAGATCAGCCTCCATCAGCTCACTGCATTGGTGGACTGTCGCAGCCTGCACATG GACTACGTCCAGGCAATGACAGGACTTTGTTATGATGGACTGGAGGGTCTCATCTACCTCGTGCTCTTCTCCTTCGTCACCGCTCTCATGTTCAGCTCGATTGTGTGCAGTGTGCCCCACACCTGGCGTGGCAAACG GAGCGAGGAGGACAGTGAGGACGAGTCTCTGAGCCACGGAGGAAGGCAGAACCAAGATAACCTGTACCGGGTCCACATGCCCAGCCTGTACAGCTGTGGTAGCAGCTATGGTAGCGAGACCTCCATCCCTGCTGCAGCCCACACTGTCAGCAATGCGCCTGTCACAGAGTACAT GGCTCAGAATGCCAACTTCCCTAATTCTCGCTGTGAAAACACACCTCTGATAGGACGAGAGTCTCCTCCCCCTTCG taCACCTCCAGCATGCGGGCAAAGTACCTCGCCAACAGCCGACCAGATCCCAACAGCACTCCAGCGCATTAG
- the ttyh3a gene encoding protein tweety homolog 3 isoform X1, producing the protein MAAVVSYTPPWWVNLLHKLPHFNLRFEQTSSDFRPEDWTYQQSILLLGGVALACLALDLLFLLFYSIWLCCRQKKNEEQPNADCCCTAWCVIIATLVCSAGIAVGFYGNGETCDGVNRMTYSLRHANRTITGVQKLVYDSSSSLNQTVDDNLQQLEGQYAQHADYLSIIQKLQGQLDELVRQMVEIPFWENSNISLDEFAGKIELYDWYRWLGYISLLLFDVLICLLVLFGLIRNSKGTLIGVCLFGVVALVISWVSLGLELAVSATTSDFCVAPDTYVIEVTDRYQVINQEILQYYLSCSLEQTNPFQQRLSGSHKALVEMQDDVSELLRSATREYKQTKGSLEEIQGILNTTEISLHQLTALVDCRSLHMDYVQAMTGLCYDGLEGLIYLVLFSFVTALMFSSIVCSVPHTWRGKRSEEDSEDESLSHGGRQNQDNLYRVHMPSLYSCGSSYGSETSIPAAAHTVSNAPVTEYMAQNANFPNSRCENTPLIGRESPPPSLYLTAADSNSGHCWQLKPSESSRSFW; encoded by the exons ATGGCGGCGGTGGTTAGCTACACTCCACCATGGTGGGTGAACCTGCTGCACAAACTTCCACACTTCAACTTGAGGTTCGAGCAAACGAGCAGTGACTTCAGACCAGAAGACTGGACGTATCAACAG TCCATCCTGTTGCTGGGAGGTGTGGCGCTTGCCTGTCTGGCTCTGgacctcctcttcctgctcttctaTTCAATTTGGCTGTGCTGCCGGCAGAAGAAAAACGAGGAGCAGCCCAACGCTGACTGTTGCTGCACAGCTTGGTGTGTCATTATTGCAACCCTTGTCTGTAG TGCTGGCATTGCTGTCGGTTTCTATGGGAACGGCGAGACTTGTGATGGAGTGAATCGAATGACGTATTCTCTCCGCCATGCTAACCGCACAATCACTGGAGTGCAGAAGCTG GTATATGACAGTTCTTCCTCACTGAACCAGACAGTTGATGACAATCTGCAACAGCTTGAGGGCCAGTATGCTCAGCATGCAGACTACCTGTCCATCATCCAAAAGCTGCAGGGCCAGCTGGATGAGCTGGTCAGACAGATGGTGGAGATTCCCTTCTGGGAAAACTCTAACATCTCCCTGGACGAGTTTGCTGGCAAGATTGAACTTTATGACTGGTACAG GTGGCTGGGCTACATATCCCTGCTTCTGTTCGATGTCCTCATCTGCCTTCTGGTGCTGTTTGGCCTCATTCGCAACTCCAAGGGAACGCTCATAGG GGTGTGCCTGTTTGGTGTTGTGGCTCTGGTAATCAGCTGGGTCTCCCTGGGGCTGGAGTTAGCGGTCTCTGCT aCCACCAGTGACTTTTGTGTTGCTCCTGATACATATGTCATTGAAGTGACAGACAGATATCAAGTCATCAATCAAG AAATCCTGCAGTATTATCTTAGTTGCAGTTTGGAACAAACCAACCCCTTCCAGCAG aGGCTTTCTGGGAGCCACAAAGCATTAGTGGAAATGCAGGATGATGTCTCTGAACTGCTGCGATCTGCCACCAGAGAGTATAAACAAACCAAG GGAAGTTTGGAAGAGATCCAGGGAATACTGAACACCACAGAGATCAGCCTCCATCAGCTCACTGCATTGGTGGACTGTCGCAGCCTGCACATG GACTACGTCCAGGCAATGACAGGACTTTGTTATGATGGACTGGAGGGTCTCATCTACCTCGTGCTCTTCTCCTTCGTCACCGCTCTCATGTTCAGCTCGATTGTGTGCAGTGTGCCCCACACCTGGCGTGGCAAACG GAGCGAGGAGGACAGTGAGGACGAGTCTCTGAGCCACGGAGGAAGGCAGAACCAAGATAACCTGTACCGGGTCCACATGCCCAGCCTGTACAGCTGTGGTAGCAGCTATGGTAGCGAGACCTCCATCCCTGCTGCAGCCCACACTGTCAGCAATGCGCCTGTCACAGAGTACAT GGCTCAGAATGCCAACTTCCCTAATTCTCGCTGTGAAAACACACCTCTGATAGGACGAGAGTCTCCTCCCCCTTCG TTGTATTTGACTGCTGCGGACAGTAACAGCGGTCACTGCTGGCAGTTAAAGCCTTCGGAGAGTTCAAGATCGTTTTGGTAA